DNA from Desulfarculus baarsii DSM 2075:
TTCGGCCAGAACGGCCTTGGCCTGTGTCCTGGAGAACCCGGCCTCACGCAGGGCCCTCTCGGCGAGCCGGATGTCCGGCACGCCCTTCACTTGATCCACCCGCGCCCTGGCGTTGGCCGGAAAGGTCACGGGGCTGATCTCGATGAGCTCAATACGCTTGAGCCTGCGACGGGGCTCACCCGGTTTGCCCCCTGATTCCCATTCCCGGGCCACGTAGCCGATGGACAAGCCGTCGATGGCCGGCCGGGGTTCCATGCGCATCAGGGAGTGAACCTCGCGCCCGCGCGGGGTCTCGGCCAGCCGGCCGGTTACGCGCAGGCCCACCTCGTCCTCGGCGATGTCCGTCCAGATGCCGATGGGCGTCAGGTCCTGCGCACCGAGTCCGAGTCCGCCGTGCTGCAGGAGCATGACCGGCCAGGCGGCCTTGCCCGCTCCGACGTCGGTCAGGCTTTGCGTGAACGCCCCGGGCAGGATCACGTCGCCGTAGGCGTCCACGTTGCCGAACACGGCTCCGTATCCAGAAAAGGTCATCTGCTCGGCGTCGGTTCCGCCGGGAGCGAACTTGAGTTCCTCCAGGCTACAGTTGAGGCGCTGCATGGGCGGTATCCTCCGCGTTGTCATCGTCTTCCGGCTCGGCCGGATCGGTCATGTTGAGGGGCACGCGGTAGCGTTCGCCGCCTTCGTAGGGATTCATGTCCTCATACTCGCGCACCTCGTTGGGATTCATGGCTCCGATGCCGTACATCCTGGCGTAGAACTCGGCCCGGTCCTTGGCCGCGCCGCGCAGGAGGCCGTTGAGCATGAACTTGGCGTAGAGCCCCTGGCGGCGCTCTTCCTCGCTGAAGAGGTTCTTTGCGATGCTCGTTTCGATGCGGCGGCACCAGGGCGAGAGCGTGTGGACCACGTGGGCCAGGAACATCTGCTCGGCGCTGGCGTAGGTGGCGGTCTTGTCAGAATATCCCACCATGATGGGCAGCACGCGGAAGGCCCGGCAGATTTCCTCGACCTGAAACTTGCGGGTCTCCAGGAACTGGGCCTGATCGTTGGGAGCGGTCATGGAGGTGAACTTCATGCCGCCCCAGAGCACGGCGGTTTTGAAGGCGTTCCCGCCGCCGGCGTGCCTTGCCTCCCAGGACTTGCGCAGGGCCAGGCGCTGCTCCTCGTTCAGGACCTGATCCGTGGACAGGACGCCGCCGACCACGGCTCCGTTGGAGAACAGCCGCGCGCCATGTTCCTCGGTGGCCAGGGACAGCCCGATGGCCTCCCGGGCGAGGCACACGCCTTCGAGCCCCATCCAGCCGTTCCAGGACGGCCCACGCAGGTGCCACATCTCGGAAGCGGAAAGTCCAATGCGACGGCCGTCGTCCGTGGTCACCTCATAGGAGATCACGTAGCCGTCGCGCTTTACGGTCACCTGCTGTGGCTCGTAGGGGAGCAGTTCCGCGATGCGACCCAGCCCGCGATTCACGAACACAAAAGCGTTGCCGCAGAACACCAGGTGCATGATCACCTGCTCGATGAACTCGAAGCTGGTCTGCCAGTCGTTGGGCGCGTCCCCGAGCAGACCGTACAGCGGGTGGTCCTCGGCCGGGGTGCGCACGCCGCCTTGTGAGCGAAAGACCTTGAGCGGCACCTGGGCCAGCCCCTCGGCGATGACCCGGGCGCAGGCCAGGGCCGTGGTCGCCTGCAACGCCGTCTTCCAGGTCACGGCCACGCCGCTCTTGGCGGGCTGGGTGAAGAAGCCGTCGGCCAGGAGGTCCTCCAGGGCCATCCGCGATGCCGACTTGCGGCTCTTGAGCCAGGAGATGACGCCCATCATTCCCAGACCTCCATGCCGACATACGGCTCTTCCGCGTGGAGCATGGCGCGGGAAAGGGCCATGATGGCGGCCACGATGCCGTCGATCTTGTTCTCGGCGCGTTCCTTGCCCGGATAATAGGCCTTGGTCCTGGTGGAGCGCAGCACCACGTTGGCGGCCTGCCAGGCCAGCAGCGGATCGCCGTCGTGGCGCAGCTTGCCCGAAAGGTAGAGGGCCTCGAATTCCTTCATGGGCTCGGAGATGAACGCCGGAGACTGGTTGATCTCGATGCAGGAAAAGGACACCCGTTCGCGGATCTCCTGCATGAGCATCTCGGCCTCGCGCGGATCGTAGGCCAGTTCCCGGATGGAGAAGCGGTCGGCGTAGGCCAGCAGGTCGTCCATGAGATAGTGGTAATCGGTGCGCGCGCCGGGCGTGGCCACCAGATGCCCCTCGGCCACCCAGCGCTGGTAGTGGGCGTTCTCGGGAAGGGTGACCGTCTCCTCCGGCAGGTAGTGCCTGCCGAAGAGATAGAATTCGTCCCCGCGCCTGAAGAGCAGCACCATGGCGGTGAGGTCCACCTTGGAGGCCAGGTCCACGCCGACCCAGCAGGGTTCGCCTGCGAAGTCCTCCAGGGATACTTCCGCCCGGCAGGCGTTCCATCTGACCATGTTGATCCAAGCTGACCCGGCGTTGGCCCAGACGTTCAAATGCTTGCACTTGAGGATGTTCTGGCGGGAAGCGATCTGCAGGGCCTCCTTGCGCCGGGCCTGGAGAAAATCGGGGTAGACCGAGACGCCCAGGTTCGGGTTGGCCTTTTCCCAGGACGGCCACTCGGTCCAGTCGTTGTCTTCGTCGATGGTGAACACGATGGCGAAGAGCTGGTCGTTTTCCAGAGAACCTTCAAGGACCTTCACGGCCTCGTCGCGCTTGGCGTAGCAGGGGCCGGAGGTATCCACGCCGGCAGTGGTGATCACTGCCAGCATGGGCTGGGAACGCGCGCCCATGCCGGTGAGCATGGTGTCGTAGAGGTCGGGCGTCTGGTGCTCGTGGTACTCGTCCACGATGGCGCAGTGGGGCGAGGCCCCATCGCCGGGCTTGCCGATGACCGGCTCGAACTTGCTGGCATTGTCCAGGATATGCAGGTTCTTGGCCCCGACGTGGATGCCGAAATGGCTGACGAAGGAGGGATTTTTCAGGCACATCTGCCGGGCCGGACCGAAGACCTCCCAGGCCTGCTTCTCGCTGGTGGCCCCGGAATATACCTCGGCCCCGGGCTCGCCGTCGGCCGCGAACATGTACAGGCCGATGCAGGCCCCAAGCACGGACTTGCCGGATTTTCTCGGGATCTCGGCGTAGATTTCACGGAAGCGGCGCAGTCCGTCCGCCTTGCGCACCCAGCCGAAGGCCACGGCCAGGATGAAGCACTGCCAGGGTTCGAGGACGATCTTCTTGCCCGCCCATTCCCGGCCCTTCACATGCACCATGTTGGATGCGAAGCGGCAGATACGCTCAGCCGCCTCCCGATCCCAGCGGAAGGGGTAGTCCCTGGACTTGGAGCGTTCCAGGTCGTCCAGATGCCTCTGGCAGGCCAGACGCACATACCGGCAGGCCGCGATCTTTCCACGCATGACGTCCCTCGCGTAGCGGTTAGCGGCGGTGGCATATGGATGGGTGGTCTTTGGCATCTATTTACCTGGAACGACTTGCTATATGTCAGGATGTATGGACATGTGGTCTACAAGCGAACCGTGAAAGGAGAGGACCATGAGCAACCAGGAACAAGCCCTTGCCGACTTCATGAACAAGATTCAGGAATCCAGAGAGCTGCTGCGTAAGATCGGCGAGCGGCTCGACGATCACCTCGGTGTTGCGCCGGAAGAGATCACCTGGGCCAATGCCGGAGACGCTGGGCGGATTCTGAACGACCTGCGGGACATCGCCGCATATCTTGAGGTGTAAGCGACGCGTCATGCTTTCCCGAACCCCGCCCATTCAGCATCTTCCTTCCCGGCCGGATTCGCCGCGACCCGTGTGCGGCTCGATGGCGTGAGGCCGAACTCGGTCAGAAATTTGTGCATGATCTCCATGGCCCGGTTGGCCACCCCCACCAGCGGGTTCTGGATCACGTTGCCGCCGGTGGTCTTGATGAGCAGCCCGGACTGACGAATCTTGCGTTCTGCCTCGACAAAGCGCTCAAAGGCTTGGCAGTAAGCCGCCAAGGCCGCATCGTCCCCCTCGGTGAGCACGCCCATGCGGGCGAGCACCGGAGCCTTGCGCAGCCATTCCTCCCGGGCGGTCTCGCCAAGGAAATCGGGCGGCTCAGGCAGCGCCGGGGCAAGCTCTGGCTCGTTGGGATTGACGCGGCACTTCTGCGCCGTGCCCTTGAGCATCTTGAGCTTGGTGGGGAGAGGCTTACGGCCGGCCATGGTCATGCTCCGGATGAATGGGTGTAAGTTCTATTGAGTTTGGCGTTGACAGTTATCTTACAGAAACTTACTATCAAGCCATGGCAGTTATCGAGTGGACCCGTAGGGCAATGAAACAACTGCGGCAAATCGCCAAGGCTGAACAACCTGTTGTATACTCCGCCGTAGACGCCCTTCGTTCCTGGCCTGACTGCCGGAATGTCAAAGCCCTTGTCGGATGCGACGAGTATCGGCTTCGCGTGGGCCGGTATCGGATCATTTTCTCCATCCATGGCGAAAGACCACGGATTGTGAGAATCGAGGAGGTCAAGAAACGTGATGAGCGAACATACTGAGCACCAGATCATTCGAAGCGACGACGGGTCGCCGTTGTTCGCCCTTGTTCCTTGGGACGAGTACACGGAGGCATTCGGCGGCAAGCCCGACGAGGATGTCATCATCCCCCACGAGGTGGTGGGATTGCACGTCGTGCAAGGCCTGAGCCTGATCCGTGCCTGGCGGGAACACCTCGGCCTCACGCAGGGGGAAGTGGCGCTGCGGATGGGCATTTCGCGTCCAGCCCTTGCCCAGATGGAGCGCCCGGACGCCAAGCCGAGATTTGTCACCTTGAAGAAGATTGCCGCTGCGCTCGGAATCGATCCTGAACAGCTGAGGGAGTGAACCTCATTGCGGAAATCAGCAATGCACAGCAGCCAAGCAAAAGATGCGCTGGCTCGATTGGTGGCGCGGCTTGACTCTGGCGGCACAATCGATTGGGTTCGTAAAACGTCATTCTTCACACGACAGGACGGATCGATTCTCCGCCAAGTAACCAGACCTGACGGCTCGATCATAAGCGAGGAGGATGTATCGGCATATGTGCGGAGAAATTCGGGCTCAGAATGCCACCAGTGAAGATGACATCCAACGACTGGCGGCTTTTCATCGCCGACTTGTGTCCGGGGAAGAAGAAACCTTTCCGGCGGAAGTCGCCGACCGGTTGCTGGCTGGCGAGCATCCTGTCCGGGTGCTGCGTTCCCATCGGGGCATGACCCTGCAGCAGGTAGCTGACGCCTGCGGCGTGACCAACTCCCACATCTCCCAGATCGAAAAGGGCAAGCGATCCATGTCCACGGAGCTGCTGAAGAAGATGGCCGAGGCGCTCCGAGTTGACGCCGAACTGCTGCTCTAAGGATACCTTCCCGCCTCATCGCCCTTCCTCCAGCACTGCCTTCTCGCCCGTGAAGTCTTCCCAGCGCTTCACGGCGACATCGACGTATGCGGGGTTCAGCTCCATGGCCAGACAGGCGCGGCCGGTGATTTCGGCGGCGATGATGGTGGTGCCGGAGCCGGAGAAAGGTTCGTACACGGCCTGGCCCGGGCTGGAGTTGTTCTCCATGGGCCGCTTCATGCACTCGACGGGCTTCTGGGTGCCATGGATGGTGTCGGCGTCCTGACCCTTGGACGGGATGTTCCAGATCGTGACCTGCTTGCGGTCTCCGTTCCAGTGGGCCTTGTCCTTGACCGCGTACCAGCAGGGCTCGTGCATCCAGTGGTAATGCCCCCGGGAGAGAACCAGACGTTCCTTGGCCCAGATGATCTGGGAGCGGATGCCGAAGCCGCAGGCGACAAGGCTTTCCGCGACCGTGGCCGCGTGTAGCGCCCCGTGCCAGACGTAAGCCACATCGCCGGGGAAGAGCGTCCAGGCCTCGCGCCAGTCGGCGCGGTCGTCGTTTAGGACCATGCCGGTGCGCTTGGTCTTCTGGCCGGACAGCGCCTCGTTGCGCCAGGCGGGATCGTATTCGACGCCATAAGGCGGGTCGGTGACCATAAGGTGCGGTCGGACGCCGGCCAACAATCTGTCCACGTCATCGGCGCTAGTGCTGTCCCCGCACATGAGACGGTGACGGCCCAGAATCCAGACATCCCCCGGTTTGCTTACTGGCTCTGCAGGAGTCTCGGGCACCTCGTCAGGGTCGGTCAGGCCATCGGTGGTCGGCTTGGTCAGCAGAGAGTCGATCTCGCCGGCGTCGAAGCCCGTGAGATTGACGTCAAAGGCCATGGCCTGGAGTTCTTCCAGTTCCAGCGCCAGGAGGTCCTCGTCCCAGGCTGCCCAATTGGCGGAGCGGTTGGCCAGCAGGCGGAATGCCTTCACCTGCGCGTCCGTCAGTTCGTCGGCCAGGGCCACGGGAACTTCCGTCAGGCCCAGCTTGCGGGCAGCCTTGAGCCGCAGGTGCCCGTCCACCACGGTGCCGTCGGACTTGGCCACCACCGGGATGCGGAAGCCGAATTCCCGGATGGCCGCGACCATGCGCTCGACTTGCTCGTCGTTCTTGCGCGGGTTGCGGACATAGGGAACAAGCCGCTCAATGGGCCAGGATTCGGTCTTCAGCATGGGTTCGGTCCTGAGTGTGGTGTGCGCAGCCTGCCATGCAGGCGCTCGTGGCATTCGCGGCACAGGCTCATGAGGTTGCCGCTCGCATTGTTGCGGGGATTGCCGTCACGATGGTGGACCACTTCGGCCGCCCGGGCGCAGATGGCGCAGAGCGGGTCCCGTCTGAGCTTGAGATGCCGGACCCGCTGCCAGTGCGCGCCGTAGCCGCGTTTGGCCGCGTTTCCCCGGACTTTGTCCTGGGCGCTGCGGCGAAGAGCGAGAGCCTCATCCGCGAGGTGCTTGTGCTCTGGACAATACCCTCCGGCGTCAGTCGCCAGATTGCGGCAGCCCGGCTTGCGGCATGGTTTCGGCGGTCTTGGCGGCATACCCCCACCCGTCATTTTGCACGCGTAAGAATCTGGGGGCCCACCCGGTCTACGGGCCGAACCCACAGAGATTCGACCCGCCCCGGGCATCCCCCGAGGGTTTTCCCCTCTCTTGCATACATACCGACGCCAAACCAAAAACGTCGGCGTTGGGATGAAAATTTTTGCGCTTGATACGATTTTGGTTTGTCAGGATATCTTCCGTACATTATCTTCAGTGAAGAGAAGCAAGGAGGATTTCGAATGTCGCCCACCACTCAGACGAAAACGGAACGGATCGACGTCCGGCTCAGTCCCTCATCGAAGGCGCTGTTGCAGGAAGCGGCCAAGGCGTCTCATAAAAACGTCAGCGAGTTTATTTTGGAGGCGGGGATTGTCGCCGCCAATCAGGCCTTGGCTGACCGACGGCTGTTCCTGCTGGACGAAGCTCGGTGGAAAGAGTTTCAGGAGGTACTGGATCGTCCTGTCCAGAAGAAGCCTCGCCTGAGCAAACTGCTGAACGAGCCTGGCGTTCTTGACTGATGGGTGGTCGGTTTGGTCCGGTCCACAAGCTTACGGCAGCGGATGAGGCAGGGGATTTCGATTGCGGCCAGCAGGAACTGAATCTGTTCTTGCAGCGCTATGCCCTTGTCAACCAGAGAGCCAACAGCGCCCAGACGTATGTGTCCTGCGTGGACGACGCTGTCGTCGGCTACTACAGCCTCTGTGTGGGCAGCGTCGGCTTTGATGAAGCGCCCCATCGGGTGGTAAAAGGGCTTGCCAGACATCGAGTCCCTGTCATGCTGCTGGCCCGCCTTGGCGTGGATCAGAGGTTTCAGCGTCAGGGGTTGGGCCGGGCCCTGCTCAAGGACGCCATCCTGCGCACCATGCAGGCGGCGGATATCGCCGGCATCCGTGCATTACTGGCGCACGCCAAGGACGAGCATGCCCGGCAGTGGTATCTCTCCTGGGACTTCGAGCCCAGCCCCACGGACCCTTTTCACCTGTTTTTGCTCATCAAGGACATGCGTGCGGCGGGAAGGCAGGACTGCCTCACCTAGTAAAGATACCTACACTTCTTCATAAGTGTCGGGGTTTTTATCAGAAGGACAACCAAACCATGATGATGCGTGTGCGCCTAACACCTCGACGACCGCATTGGTATTTTTTCGTGCCAGAATGGAGGACAGGAGCATGACACAACCTACTTCGTCGAGCCGCAGTACGAATATCATTATCCGGGTGACTCCCGAACAGCGGGACCTGATCGACCAGGCCGCCTTGCTCAACAACAAGACCCGGGCCGATTTCATCCTCGAAGCGGCGACCAGGGCCGCGCAGGACTCCGTCCTCGATCAGGTGCTGTTTCCCGTCCCAGTCGAACAGTTCGAGGCGTTCCAGAGACTTCAGGAGAGCTCACCTGAACAGGATAAACGCTTGAGCGCCCTCATGGCACGTACGTCTCGCTGGGGGAAGTGATCCCTGCAATATCCCTTTTGGACGCATTGGACAGATTGGACGCATCTTACGGTTGAAGCCCTACGCGCATGCGCGCGCACGCGCGCGTGGCCGATTAACGGTTTCATCTGTCCAATCCGTCCAACCGTCCATCGTGTTCGACCTTGACGGCGATACCCCGGAATATCCGCTGGGTCGAGCCGAACACCGTCCTTCTGTCGGCGATGAACTCACGCTTGGCCAGGTTCGCACTGAATGCCTTTGTGCTGCCGGCGTGCTCTCCGTTGCGGTCCGCGTAGTTCTTCCACGACTCGAAGAGGCGGGCCGTGGTTTCCCATGATGCCCTCCCAATTTCGCAGCATTCCTCGATCCACTGCCCGAAGAGGTCCTGCTCGTCGAAATAGGCGGCCGTGGCCTCCTTCACGCTCTCCGGCCGCAGGAGCCCGTTCTCCCGCCAATCCAGACAGCCTTCGATCATCCAGCGCAGGATGGCCGGATACTCGGACCGCAGCTTGTCCTCCAGGCGCTTGTCCGGGCTCGCGGGCTTGTGGACGAATGGGATGATGTTGAAGCGCCTGCGGGCGGCCTCGTCCACGTTGCGGAGCACGGGCTTGTGATTGCCGACGATCAGGAGCTTGAACTGGGGCGTGTAGGTGAAGAAGTCCTGCCGCATGAAGCGGGCGCTGATCTTGTCGCCGCCGGTGAGCTGCTTGATGCGGCTCTCGGCCCAGGGACGGCCTTCCTCGGTCTCGGAAACGCTGACCAGCCTGGCCCCGCGCAGCATGGCCAGGTCGGTGGGGTGGCGGTCGCCCTGGCTGGCCGTGAAGGTGTCCATGGCCGCCGTGGCGGCGTAATCGCCCAGGATGTTGGTCAGGGTGTTGAGGAACACGGATTTTCCGTTGCCGCCGGGGCCGTAGATGAAGAAAAGGGCGTGCTCGGAGATGTCGCCGGTCAACGCGTAGCCGGCCACTTGCCGCATGAAGCGCTGCAACATGGCATCGCCCTGGGTCGCCTCGTCCAGAAACCGCAGCCAGAGCGGGGCGTCGGAAGAACGCGCCGGAGCCACAGCGGCAAGCTTGGTGATGTAATCCTCGCGGCGAGCCGGACGCAAGGTCCCTGTGCGCAGATCCACGACGCCGTCCGGAGTGCCCAGCAGATGGAGGTCGGCGTCCCATATTTCGCTGGTCACGGCGAAGGCGCGGTCGGTCTGCGCGAATCGCTCTACTGCACCGGCCGTGGCGGCCTTGGACAGCGCGGCCGCGACCTTCTTGTTGTCCATGCCGGCGGCGGCCTTCCGGCAGAGTTGCCTGGCCCAGGCGAAAGCCAGTCTGGTCTTTTCCACCCGCCAGTGGCTGCCGGTCCAGACGAACCACGCGCCGGTCTCATGGCAGTAGCGCAGATCGTCCTTGTGCTCCCTGGCGAAGAGGAGCGCGATGGCGTCTTCGGTAGCGGGGCAGGCGTCGTTCGAGTCATCCGGCTTTGCCGGATCGAGCGTCGCTGCGGCTTCGACCAGACGGAGCAGTTCCTCGCGGCTGTGGCCGGCCTTCTTCCAGTCCACGATGTCGCCCTTGGGCGGCAGGCCGGGCAGTTCCACGATCTTGACCGAGACGGCCACAGACAACAGTGCCTTGGCCACCCTGCGGGCGTGATTGCGCCCTGGCGTGTCGTTGTCCGGCAGGATGACCACCTGCTTGCCCTGGAAGTACGGATTGTACTCCTCGCGCCACTTGCCCGCGCCCATGGGGTTGCAGGTGGCGGCCAGTTCCCATGCGACGAGTTCCAGGACCTTCTGCTCGCCTTCGGCGATAAAGACGGTCTCGGCCCGCAGCATTTCAGGAAGGCGAAACGGCACCAACCGCACGCCCTTGACGGAGTTGATGCGTTTATCGGTCGCGTCCAGATGCCACTGGCGGATGGCCTTGCGGCAG
Protein-coding regions in this window:
- a CDS encoding HK97 family phage prohead protease; this encodes MQRLNCSLEELKFAPGGTDAEQMTFSGYGAVFGNVDAYGDVILPGAFTQSLTDVGAGKAAWPVMLLQHGGLGLGAQDLTPIGIWTDIAEDEVGLRVTGRLAETPRGREVHSLMRMEPRPAIDGLSIGYVAREWESGGKPGEPRRRLKRIELIEISPVTFPANARARVDQVKGVPDIRLAERALREAGFSRTQAKAVLAEGFKALPLRDAEDAHNEGADAVAALLRRNIATIKTSARR
- a CDS encoding phage portal protein, which gives rise to MMGVISWLKSRKSASRMALEDLLADGFFTQPAKSGVAVTWKTALQATTALACARVIAEGLAQVPLKVFRSQGGVRTPAEDHPLYGLLGDAPNDWQTSFEFIEQVIMHLVFCGNAFVFVNRGLGRIAELLPYEPQQVTVKRDGYVISYEVTTDDGRRIGLSASEMWHLRGPSWNGWMGLEGVCLAREAIGLSLATEEHGARLFSNGAVVGGVLSTDQVLNEEQRLALRKSWEARHAGGGNAFKTAVLWGGMKFTSMTAPNDQAQFLETRKFQVEEICRAFRVLPIMVGYSDKTATYASAEQMFLAHVVHTLSPWCRRIETSIAKNLFSEEERRQGLYAKFMLNGLLRGAAKDRAEFYARMYGIGAMNPNEVREYEDMNPYEGGERYRVPLNMTDPAEPEDDDNAEDTAHAAPQL
- a CDS encoding terminase large subunit, with translation MPKTTHPYATAANRYARDVMRGKIAACRYVRLACQRHLDDLERSKSRDYPFRWDREAAERICRFASNMVHVKGREWAGKKIVLEPWQCFILAVAFGWVRKADGLRRFREIYAEIPRKSGKSVLGACIGLYMFAADGEPGAEVYSGATSEKQAWEVFGPARQMCLKNPSFVSHFGIHVGAKNLHILDNASKFEPVIGKPGDGASPHCAIVDEYHEHQTPDLYDTMLTGMGARSQPMLAVITTAGVDTSGPCYAKRDEAVKVLEGSLENDQLFAIVFTIDEDNDWTEWPSWEKANPNLGVSVYPDFLQARRKEALQIASRQNILKCKHLNVWANAGSAWINMVRWNACRAEVSLEDFAGEPCWVGVDLASKVDLTAMVLLFRRGDEFYLFGRHYLPEETVTLPENAHYQRWVAEGHLVATPGARTDYHYLMDDLLAYADRFSIRELAYDPREAEMLMQEIRERVSFSCIEINQSPAFISEPMKEFEALYLSGKLRHDGDPLLAWQAANVVLRSTRTKAYYPGKERAENKIDGIVAAIMALSRAMLHAEEPYVGMEVWE
- a CDS encoding phage terminase small subunit P27 family, coding for MAGRKPLPTKLKMLKGTAQKCRVNPNEPELAPALPEPPDFLGETAREEWLRKAPVLARMGVLTEGDDAALAAYCQAFERFVEAERKIRQSGLLIKTTGGNVIQNPLVGVANRAMEIMHKFLTEFGLTPSSRTRVAANPAGKEDAEWAGFGKA
- a CDS encoding type II toxin-antitoxin system RelE family toxin, with translation MAVIEWTRRAMKQLRQIAKAEQPVVYSAVDALRSWPDCRNVKALVGCDEYRLRVGRYRIIFSIHGERPRIVRIEEVKKRDERTY
- a CDS encoding helix-turn-helix domain-containing protein, producing MSEHTEHQIIRSDDGSPLFALVPWDEYTEAFGGKPDEDVIIPHEVVGLHVVQGLSLIRAWREHLGLTQGEVALRMGISRPALAQMERPDAKPRFVTLKKIAAALGIDPEQLRE
- a CDS encoding helix-turn-helix domain-containing protein; protein product: MCGEIRAQNATSEDDIQRLAAFHRRLVSGEEETFPAEVADRLLAGEHPVRVLRSHRGMTLQQVADACGVTNSHISQIEKGKRSMSTELLKKMAEALRVDAELLL
- a CDS encoding DNA modification methylase yields the protein MLKTESWPIERLVPYVRNPRKNDEQVERMVAAIREFGFRIPVVAKSDGTVVDGHLRLKAARKLGLTEVPVALADELTDAQVKAFRLLANRSANWAAWDEDLLALELEELQAMAFDVNLTGFDAGEIDSLLTKPTTDGLTDPDEVPETPAEPVSKPGDVWILGRHRLMCGDSTSADDVDRLLAGVRPHLMVTDPPYGVEYDPAWRNEALSGQKTKRTGMVLNDDRADWREAWTLFPGDVAYVWHGALHAATVAESLVACGFGIRSQIIWAKERLVLSRGHYHWMHEPCWYAVKDKAHWNGDRKQVTIWNIPSKGQDADTIHGTQKPVECMKRPMENNSSPGQAVYEPFSGSGTTIIAAEITGRACLAMELNPAYVDVAVKRWEDFTGEKAVLEEGR
- a CDS encoding type II toxin-antitoxin system TacA family antitoxin; this encodes MSPTTQTKTERIDVRLSPSSKALLQEAAKASHKNVSEFILEAGIVAANQALADRRLFLLDEARWKEFQEVLDRPVQKKPRLSKLLNEPGVLD
- a CDS encoding GNAT family N-acetyltransferase; protein product: MGGRFGPVHKLTAADEAGDFDCGQQELNLFLQRYALVNQRANSAQTYVSCVDDAVVGYYSLCVGSVGFDEAPHRVVKGLARHRVPVMLLARLGVDQRFQRQGLGRALLKDAILRTMQAADIAGIRALLAHAKDEHARQWYLSWDFEPSPTDPFHLFLLIKDMRAAGRQDCLT
- a CDS encoding type II toxin-antitoxin system TacA family antitoxin, giving the protein MTQPTSSSRSTNIIIRVTPEQRDLIDQAALLNNKTRADFILEAATRAAQDSVLDQVLFPVPVEQFEAFQRLQESSPEQDKRLSALMARTSRWGK
- a CDS encoding phage/plasmid primase, P4 family, producing the protein MSGGHGTDLDFRRINEAALANPGFLQGRLPQAKRQGREMVAGDIHGNPGKSFSCNTETGVWSDFATGESGGDVISLVAAQEELGQAKAARMIAEEIGLAPVTPKPKRKDLPETPVRPENLVATFRYEDEAGRLLFAVDRYETPGCRKAIRQWHLDATDKRINSVKGVRLVPFRLPEMLRAETVFIAEGEQKVLELVAWELAATCNPMGAGKWREEYNPYFQGKQVVILPDNDTPGRNHARRVAKALLSVAVSVKIVELPGLPPKGDIVDWKKAGHSREELLRLVEAAATLDPAKPDDSNDACPATEDAIALLFAREHKDDLRYCHETGAWFVWTGSHWRVEKTRLAFAWARQLCRKAAAGMDNKKVAAALSKAATAGAVERFAQTDRAFAVTSEIWDADLHLLGTPDGVVDLRTGTLRPARREDYITKLAAVAPARSSDAPLWLRFLDEATQGDAMLQRFMRQVAGYALTGDISEHALFFIYGPGGNGKSVFLNTLTNILGDYAATAAMDTFTASQGDRHPTDLAMLRGARLVSVSETEEGRPWAESRIKQLTGGDKISARFMRQDFFTYTPQFKLLIVGNHKPVLRNVDEAARRRFNIIPFVHKPASPDKRLEDKLRSEYPAILRWMIEGCLDWRENGLLRPESVKEATAAYFDEQDLFGQWIEECCEIGRASWETTARLFESWKNYADRNGEHAGSTKAFSANLAKREFIADRRTVFGSTQRIFRGIAVKVEHDGRLDGLDR